The nucleotide sequence CTCGCGCCTAGGACAGAACGCGCTGCGGCCCAGTGGTGGCGCCTCCACCAGCCCCACCACGCGGCCTCAAGGCGCTCCGGCACCACTGACGCCCGTGTCCGCGGATGGCGCGGGTGAGACCCAGCAGGGCTCGAAGTAGGCACGGCGAGCGGAAGCGGGAGGTGCCCGCTTCCGCCGTCCGCTGAAGCGGCTACTCGGCGCGCACCCAGTACTGGGTGCGGCCCAGCAGCGACATGCCGACGTAGCCGCGGACCTTCAGCTTCTTGCCGCCATCCTCGACGGCAACCTTGCACTTGTAGGTCTTGCCATTCGCCGGGTCGAGGATGCTCCCGCCGGACCACTCGTCATCATCCTTCTTCAGGTCGCGAAGGATGGTCATCCCGATGATGGGCTGGTTCTTCAGCGAGCCCTCGCACTTGTCGCAGAGCGGGTTCTGCTCTTCCTTGGGCTCGCGGAAGAGCTTCTCGATCTTCCCGTACAGCTTGCCGTTCTCCTCGTAGATGGCGATGACGGACTTGGGCTTCTTCGTCTCGTCATCGATGGTCGTCCACCGGCCGACGGCGGCATTGGCCGCGGCGGGGGCCTTGTCCTCGGCGAAGGCGTTCGAGGCCAGCAGCAGGGTCAGGGAAGCGAGTCCAAACCAGCGGGTTGCGTTCATGTCGTGGTGTCCTTCCGCGCGGGGGCTCACGCAGGAGGCACCATGCGTCCAAGCCCCGCATCACTTCGTTTGTACTCCACCACCGCGCTGGCACGCAGCCCTTCCTGGCACGCGGTGCGCCGCTCAACCGTGCCGCCTCGCGTCATGACTGTCTCATCGCGGTGTTATCGAAGTCGCCCAGGCGCGCCCCGGAGCAGACTCGACGGAGGAATGCGGGTTTCTCCGGCGTTGCACCTCGAGACATGAGCGTGTACCCCAGCGGCGCGCCGTGTCCTCGCGGTGTCCGATTCTGGAGGCTCCGCCTGACACTCGCCGCCACTGCCCGCCCCCGCCCCCACGTGCTCGCCGATACGCTCGCGCGTTCCCGGGCCCACGACGTGGCGCTCGTGCTCGGCGGCGCGCTGCTCACCGCGGGGCTCGCGCAGGTCTCAATATCGGTACCAGGTTCACCTGTTCCCATCACGGGTCAGTCCCTGGGCGTCATCGTCGCTGCCGCGGCGCTCGGCCCCGTGCGAGGCATGGCCGCGCAGCTCCTGTACCTCTTGATGGGCGCGGCGGGCCTGCCGTTCTTCGCGGAGGGCGCCAGCGGCCTGGAACGCATCCTGGGGGCAACCGGTGGCTACCTGGTCGGCTTCGTTCCAGCCGCCTTCCTGGTGGGGCTCGCGGCACAGCGTGGATTCGACCGGCGGCCGTGGACCGCGC is from Myxococcus virescens and encodes:
- a CDS encoding DUF2147 domain-containing protein produces the protein MNATRWFGLASLTLLLASNAFAEDKAPAAANAAVGRWTTIDDETKKPKSVIAIYEENGKLYGKIEKLFREPKEEQNPLCDKCEGSLKNQPIIGMTILRDLKKDDDEWSGGSILDPANGKTYKCKVAVEDGGKKLKVRGYVGMSLLGRTQYWVRAE
- a CDS encoding biotin transporter BioY — its product is MSVYPSGAPCPRGVRFWRLRLTLAATARPRPHVLADTLARSRAHDVALVLGGALLTAGLAQVSISVPGSPVPITGQSLGVIVAAAALGPVRGMAAQLLYLLMGAAGLPFFAEGASGLERILGATGGYLVGFVPAAFLVGLAAQRGFDRRPWTALPLFAVGQLAVFAVGLPWLVLSARLGVAKAVGVGFTPFLPGGLLKAAIAAVLLPLAWRLVGPRKV